The segment TAAAGGCAAATAAAGGTTTTCCCAGCATTTCTTCCACTGAATAGCCCAGCATTGCTGACATTTTGGCGTTTACAAAGCTGGTTTTGCCTTCTACATCCAGCATCCAAATTCCTTCAGTGGTTGTTTCCACAATGCGTCGATACTGTTCCTCACTTTTTTGGAGTGCAGCTTCTACTTGTTTACGTTCGGCTTCAAGCCGCACCCTTTCGCTAATATCTCGAATTAGCGCCAGCATTCCCATATTATTGCCCTGTTCATCTTCAAGGATGCTCACTGATGATTCGACAAATATCTCTTTCCCATTGAGTTGACGATGAATATTCTCCCCTTGCCAAAAGCCTGCTGTGGCTAGGGCTTCATTGGATTTTGCTTCATCTTTCGGTTTGAGCCAACGGTATTGGTAACATTCACTTAGCGGCTTGCCCAGTGCTTGTTGTGCTTTGATGCCATACTGTTTCTCCGCTGCGGTATTCCAATGAATGACACGATGGGTAATATCAACTGCTACGACAGCATCGCTCACTTGTGCCAACAACTGGGCTTGGAATTTGACTTGTTTTTCAGCTTGCTGACGCTGTGTAATATCCAGAATGACAGCTAAAAATACCCTTTTTTCCGACTGTTCCATCAGTTGCAGGTGAACTTCTGAGGGATAGCGGCTGTTATCAACACGTTGATGAATGCTTTGAAACTGGATAATTTTTTCTTGGCCTGATAGCAAGGGCGCAATTAAAGATTGAAATTGGTCTGCTGTCAACTCTGGTTTAATATCCAGAGGTGTCATATCCTGCATCTGTTCTAAAGAGTAGCCTAAATTTTGCAGTGCGCCTTGGTTAACGTACTTAAATCGGAATGTTTCAGCGTCAAATACATAAATTTCATTGAGGCTGGCTTCTAGTAAATTGGAGAGGTAAACTTTCTCAGCTTCTACCGCTTTGCGCTCGCTGACATCATCGACAACATAGGAAAAACGGGGGCGATCGCTATCGGCCAGGCCAATGTAACAAACAGTAGCAGATAACCATTTCACCTTTCCATCTATAATGTGCTGATATTCAAACCGAACTGGTTGACCTGTGCGTTGACTTTCCCCATAGTGTCTGATCCAAGTACGAATATGCTCAATAGGTGCGCCCATTTGACTGGCAAGTTGATTATGCATTGCCTCTGGAGTGGTGCCGAAAAACCGAGCAGTTGTAGAATTATCAGATAAATGCAACATATCATCATCTAGTAATTCCACCACACCCATCATCATCGGTGCAGAATCATAAAAGCTCCGCACTGCTGCTTCTCTTTCTCTCAGTGCAGCTTCTGCTTGTTGAGCGCGGACTAACTCTTGTTGTAAACGTTGATTGGCCACTTGCAGTTCTGTAGTTCGTTCTGCTACCTTCGCTTCCAGTTCTGTATTGGCTCTCTGGACTTGTTCGAGTAAAGTGGCTTGTTGAATAGCGTTGGCTACTTGTATTGATAAGTGTTCTAAAAACTCTACCTCATCGGGTTGCCACTGACGTACATCTGTACAGCTATGAGCAATCAGCAATCCCCACAGTGAATCATCTACTGAAATTGGTACTACTAAATTGGCTTTGATTTGAAACTGTGTTAAAAATTCAATGTGACAAGCACTCAAGCCGACTTGATGAATATCGGCAATAGCTTGAGAAGATTTGTTGTGATAAGAGTCTAGCCAATTCTGCTCGAAGCACTCATCTTTAATTATCCTGCCTAAAATCGACCATTGGGGTGTTTCTACTGATTCGACTGTTACCTGTCCACCCCAGTCAGGGTAAAAGCGATAAATAATTACACGCTCAACCTCTAATAGTTGGCGTACTTCTGTGACAGTTGTTTGCAGAATTGTTTCTAAACTCAAAGAAGCACGAATGCGAAAAGCGACAGCGGTTAAAAGTTGATTGCGTTGATCCTGGGTTTGTAGCTTGGTATTGCGATCGCTTACCTGTTCTGTGAGATCACGATTGAGGTGTTTGAGTAAATTGAGTTTTTCATTTTCTAACTTCTCTACCTGCTGTTGTAATGTTGCAATAATTTGGTGCAGTCCTTTGATATCTACAGCTTGTAAAATGTTCGTCTGAGTCAAAATCCCTGCCAGATAGCCTTGGTTGTTAGCAACTACAAATCGTCGGATATTCTGCTGCTGTATTACTTGATAAGTTTCCCAAAGTGAATCATCAGGATTGACTAAAAATAGGGGGTAACTCATTACCTGTTGCGCTGGTAATTCGCTCAAGTTCATCTCCAGAGTTTGGAATTGAACAATATCCCGTTCTGTGACAATCCCCATCGGTAGGATTTTTCCGGGTTTAACTTCATCACCAATTACTATACAACTAACATGATGAGAGTCCATTAGCTGTACTAACTCAAGCACCGTTGCCGTAGGAGGAGCATGAATCACATTTTCTGCCATTACCTCTCTAACATAGCGAAACTTGAGTAAATCTACTGGTTCTAGCACACTGCAAATGCTGGACTGTGTTACTAAACCTACAGGTTGATCCTGTTCGTTGAGAACTGGTAAATGACGAATCCTATGCTGTCGTAGCAATTGGATCAATCTCATCGGTTCTCGCGCTTCCCATTCTTGACAGGTAATCAACTCCCGTGTCATCACTTCACAAACTTTAGTCTCTCTTAAACTGCGCTGTTGTGCTGCTAGTTTCACTAAATCTCGTTCTGTTAATAACCCAACTAGTTGCTGGTTATCTAATACTAAAACGCAACTACTGCGAAGGGGATTTACACTAGAGGTATTATCCCCAACTTGACTCATCATCT is part of the Anabaena sphaerica FACHB-251 genome and harbors:
- a CDS encoding PAS domain S-box protein, which codes for MKSANSSLNHHTNICIQHHYAVVSPNASLLEAVQMMSQVGDNTSSVNPLRSSCVLVLDNQQLVGLLTERDLVKLAAQQRSLRETKVCEVMTRELITCQEWEAREPMRLIQLLRQHRIRHLPVLNEQDQPVGLVTQSSICSVLEPVDLLKFRYVREVMAENVIHAPPTATVLELVQLMDSHHVSCIVIGDEVKPGKILPMGIVTERDIVQFQTLEMNLSELPAQQVMSYPLFLVNPDDSLWETYQVIQQQNIRRFVVANNQGYLAGILTQTNILQAVDIKGLHQIIATLQQQVEKLENEKLNLLKHLNRDLTEQVSDRNTKLQTQDQRNQLLTAVAFRIRASLSLETILQTTVTEVRQLLEVERVIIYRFYPDWGGQVTVESVETPQWSILGRIIKDECFEQNWLDSYHNKSSQAIADIHQVGLSACHIEFLTQFQIKANLVVPISVDDSLWGLLIAHSCTDVRQWQPDEVEFLEHLSIQVANAIQQATLLEQVQRANTELEAKVAERTTELQVANQRLQQELVRAQQAEAALREREAAVRSFYDSAPMMMGVVELLDDDMLHLSDNSTTARFFGTTPEAMHNQLASQMGAPIEHIRTWIRHYGESQRTGQPVRFEYQHIIDGKVKWLSATVCYIGLADSDRPRFSYVVDDVSERKAVEAEKVYLSNLLEASLNEIYVFDAETFRFKYVNQGALQNLGYSLEQMQDMTPLDIKPELTADQFQSLIAPLLSGQEKIIQFQSIHQRVDNSRYPSEVHLQLMEQSEKRVFLAVILDITQRQQAEKQVKFQAQLLAQVSDAVVAVDITHRVIHWNTAAEKQYGIKAQQALGKPLSECYQYRWLKPKDEAKSNEALATAGFWQGENIHRQLNGKEIFVESSVSILEDEQGNNMGMLALIRDISERVRLEAERKQVEAALQKSEEQYRRIVETTTEGIWMLDVEGKTSFVNAKMSAMLGYSVEEMLGKPLFAFMGIAEQKIAQTYLERRNQGIEEQHDFKFRRQDGSDLWTIVSTTPIVDATGRYLGALAMLTDITGRKQIESALKDSEERWQLALRGSNDGIWDWNLQTNEVFLSDRWKEMRGFQPHELSNSIEQWTSRIHPEDIEKVRNKLDDHLSRKTPFFSSEYRVQRQDGSYIWILNRGQALWDETGKILRMVGLESDISYRKQAEAALRESEQRYRVLVTHAPVGIFQADEQGNCLYINPRWSELTGISLPEALGKGWVQAVHPDDRENIFTEWNNFTQAGHYFSMEYRFCKPDGEVIWVSGQAVAIYNEADEIISYFVTVMDITARKHAEKELRLKNLALEEAKRQAETANQAKSEFLANMSHEIRTPMNAILGFADLLQSEATAPHIASYVQAIASSGRTLLALINDILDLSKIESGKLELHYEPVDLQGLIREILQIFSPYASDKNLILHSTIEDTVPQSIYIDEVRLRQILFNVVGNALKFTDKGYIQISIRAHLYFINTEEKVWLEIAVEDTGIGIAREQQQSIFEAFVQSSGQSNRKYGGTGLGLAITKRLMNMMDGIITLQSELERGSIFTFVFPAVSPANGLKEIVPESAQDDDLNQFAPSTILVVDDVASNRELIKAYFHKTHHLVMLVEDGQQAINLAQLHYPDLILLDLRMPRMDGKETAQHLKEDEKTKNIPIVILTASSQAQEQYELEQICQGFLSKPISCIELVQELRKHLQTVITVENSNQLDSCNTNIELQQFLNIPINLPDLLIKLEEEEEKVWTSLRKTFKMRELKQFILRLKAWGKEYQCQFLVDYADSLQTKLDAFDMEQLPLIIEQFPSVRQAIEALI